cccacgtgctacatcccccctggtgaaactcctcactgtcaggtgaaacgcgactggtgactccacatgtatgggaggaggcatgtggtagtctgcagccctccccggatcggcagagggggtggagcagcgaccggcacggctcagaagagtggggtaattggacgggtacaattggggagaaaaaaaggggggggaacaaGTAAACAACCAGAAAGCAATGTTGTATTGGATGTGTTTGTGATTCCCCCTCCAGAATGACCTTGGAGGCCACAGGAGTCTGGTAAATAAATGGACCACCTTCCTGAAGGCTCGACTCGTTTGCTCCGTGCCGGGCCTCAACGGAATAGACACACACTTTGACGAACTACGTGAGTGATCTGCTTTTCATTTTACGCAACACCAAACACATTGTCCCATGAAGATTACTTGCTGTCTTGTCAATGTCAAGTGATTTTCATAAACACTGCCGTCTTCTTCGTTGGTTTGCAGAGGATGTTTTTCTCATGAGCACAAAGGATCCCAAGAATCCAATCGTCTATGCAATATTTACCACTTCCAGGTGCAGTAGTTGACTTGGTAATGTTCTCTTGACTGAACAACTCGTTTCTTGTGTACGACCATTCTCTTACCTCCTCTACTCGTTTTCGTTCTCCCCACCAGTAACATCTTCAGAGGTTCAGCGGTGTGTCTGTACAGCATGGCGGACATCAGAAGGGTGTTCCTGGGTCCTTATGCCCATAGAGATGGACCTAACTATCAGTGGGTGCCCTTCCAGGGACGCGTGCCCTACCCACGACCTGGGACGGTGAGCATGTGCATCTGGGTTTTGTTAGTTTATCGATGTCAGATGTAGGATCTTTACAGTCACTTTCCTGTGCCGTTACGATCGACCGTGATGTTTTTATAGCAGCGACAGATAATCATCTTCTTTACAGTGCCCCAGCAAGACCTTCGGAGGATTTGATACAACCAAAGAGCTTCCTGATGAGGTCATAACTTTTGCGAGAGGCCATCCAGCCATGTTCAACCCTGTCTACCCCATCAATAATCGACCTATCATTGTCAAGACCGATGTGGACTATCAGTTCACCCAGATAGTGGTGGACAAAGTGGAGGCAGAGGATGGCCAGTATGACGTCATGTTCATAGGCACAGGTACTCATATAAATGTAAACCCATAGTACAGCTGtggtgttcagtgtctgctgtctgtccctaGCCTTGTATCTACtgacaggaaaaaaaatgaacaggggcgtccgggtggcgtagcagtctattctgttgcctaccaacacggggatcgccggtttgaatccccatgttatctccggcttggtcgggtgtccctacagacatgattggctgcgtctgcgagtgggaagctggaagtgggtatgtgtcctggtcgctgcactagcgccacctcaggagggagggggaactggggggaatagtgtgatccctccacgcgctacgtccccctggtgaaactccttactgtgaggtgaaagaagcagctggcgactccacatgtatgggaggaagcatgtggtagtctgcagccctccctggatcggcagagcgggtggagcagagaccgggacggcctggagagcagggtaattggccaaatgcaatgggggggggggggggattcaaaagaaaaaagaaatgaacaGTACGAGGCCCAAAGTTGCTCATATTGAGTATATGAataaactagaagaaccccgctacaatgtagcactttggttatccacctgtctaaatctccctcctcttcatcctgccagctaacctccttccccctgcccctaaacccccccactccaactccctctccccaaatgctcagaatcatctgaaatgccgagaaaagtggtttttagccatttttagaaaaattcatattttgcatatttatgcataatcatcaattatgcataattttaattttctgctatttttataggtgcccctgatcatccccaataacctccaataagaatcaaggccccaagtgctttagtttggccgtttatagactctcacacagacacacaccacacacattgtgaaaatacaggagtagatatgTATATGGTTTATATGTAATATCATCATTATCTCAACCTACAAATTATGATCCCCAATTTTTTAACACTAAAGCAGAAATAATAAATCAGTTACTATAAGGTGACTTTTTAGAGGAGGTATTGATTGACAGGGATGTTTGTGTGCTTCTGTTATTGCAGATATGGGGACAGTGCTGAAGGTGGTGTCGATCCCCAGAGGCTCCTGGCACGACCTGGAGGAGGTGCTCCTGGAGGAGATGACTGTCTTTAGAGTTAGTTATTCTTTCACGTCACCTGCGTTTTATTCCCTCTGTGTGGAATGGCTCCATTCCAATATCAACAAATGCCGAGTAATTATGTTGTTGACACGACTCGTCTTCATTTCTTACAGGAGCCAACAGCCATAACTGCTATGGAGCTTTCCACAAAACAGGTAGTTACGATGAGTCCTCATCTGCATGAACAAGCAACCTTTCAGGATTTTAAAAATAATGGAAATATACGTGACTGACGCACAGAGAACAATGCACTGTAAATGAAGGGTATCAAGTTTACAAGAAAGAGGGTAACTGTAATGCCGTAGGTTTTCTCAGTAGTGAGCGCAGCCAGGTAAATAATGACTTGCTGATGCCAACGCATCGCCAGAGGGAAACACAGGTGAAGATATACGAGTGCATCGTATCTGGGAAAATCTTGAAAGCGACTGCCGTTTCCTGCATTTGTGCGACTGGAAGAACAGCCTGTGTATCACTGAGAGAGTGAGGGCTGTCATTCGAGGTCGCACACCTTGCCACAGGGCTGGAAGACAAAACAAAGACGTATTTGTCAGCACACTCGGCTAATACGACTTGAAAAGAACCAATCCGTCGTTTCGTAACGATCCCAGTTGTTGACCTGTCAGCCTAGAAGATAGTTTCATCACCGAAGTAAAACGGAGGGGCGAGGCAATACCGATGCACTCACTTAGCAGAAAGGGGGGGGCGAGCACGTGATCCAAATTATCTGGGCACATtcttgactctttttttttttaatcataccACTAATTACAAACATTTCTGTGACCCGAGTTGAAAGCAGGCCTATTGCTCAAAATGTGCAAGTAGCTAAAACACGGAAACACAGTTAAAGGCCATATTGTAGTTGTTAGGAGAGATGGTTGTTAGGTAAAACACCTAGAACACAGTGAGAAATCAATTAACTCTAGTTTGGATCTAACTTTATTTTGAGACTTCTTTTCTTCTGCTTCCACAGCAACAGCTATATCTGGGCTCAGCCATCGGCGTCTCCCAGATGCCTTTGCATCGCTGTGAGGTGTATGGGAAGGCATGTGCTGAATGCTGCTTGGCCAGAGACCCTTACTGTGCGTGGGATGGTACTGAGTGCTCCAGATACTTCCCTATGGCCAAAAGGTACATAAGCCCAGTGTTCACACATTTACATTTCTGTCTTTATCATTCATCTTAGTTttaagcagtggcggctggtgttaaacaacttttttttggggggggggggcgcaatttaccttggcgcagcacacctgacagctgctttaatgaccacacagtcagagttattaagaagggcaatgtagcctatagagtttatcagggttggtagacggtggatgattaacagtcgagacgaggtgtggtggtgggtgtgaacatgattgacagccacaagaattgtccaatcacattagatcaaaaacattacaacaataccgattcactgccaataaaataATAGTATGGGTGTCTGAGGGGCCTAGAACTGCatcccctggaaaacctgaagaaacagcagcctcaggtcacctgctcgccacaagtttgagggcttacataaggtatggtttggccggcgtccctcacccaggaagtatatgtattcagacaggaaccaaccaaataccatttgaaccaatatttaatacTGCTGACacgcgctcacagactgaacacacttttatttcatcattatttgcattatacaactaaattatatttaacatgtttaagtagattttcatctcttcatgtttgaagggggcggcgccctttactggccagccgccactggttttaaGTAtggacaatcccccccccctttccccctcaATTGTaccttggcaaattaccccactcttccgagccgtccaggtcactgctccactccctctgccgatccagggagggctgcagactaccacatgcctcctctgatacatgtggagtcaccagccgcttcttttcacctgacagtgaggagtttcaccagggggacgcagtgcatgggaacatcacgctattccccccagttccccctccccccttgaacaggtgccctgaccaaccagaggagacgctagtgcagcgaccaggacacatacccacatccggcttcccacccgcagacacaaccaattatatctttagggatgcccgaccaagacggaggtaacacggggattcgaaccagcgattcccgtgttgttaggcagctgaatagaccactatactacccggacgccaagtATGAACAATCTTAGTCTAATGCACAATGCAGCCTTGATTTTAATATGCCAAATGTGCAGCACATACTTAATCAGTGTTTTTATATTAGATCAGAACAGAAAAGCAAGAGTTTACATAACCACAGATTGAGGACATATGCAGTGTGTCAGATTTTCAAAACGGGAGGTGGAGTCCATGGATAGAGCAGCCTTTGTACGTCTGGGATTAACCCCTAAAGGTGGTGGAGTCATATTTCTACCAGATAGCTTGAAATATAACCTGCTGCATGTGTTTACTGTAAATGAAAGAGTAAGTGATGTCTGGAGGCTAGGTCCATGTGGGTGAACCTAGGGAGAAGTTCAGTAGTGTGCTAGTGGTTGTGGACTTGTCTTTTGGTTTactcttgtgtatatatatacacacgtgtgtacgtgtgagagagagagagaaagcgaccgAGAGAGAGCATTTGGTGTTTGTGTACATAGAGCCTCCCACTCAAAAAGCTCCGTGGGGCTTATTGATTTGAGCGCTAGCTGTTCAGCATCCTGTTTCTTCTGCTAGTTGGACTCCAGGGTACCAAACTCAGAGAGTTGGACTTCTAAACATGGCAGCAAGAGCAGCCCCACACTTCCTATTACCACTCAACCTCGACATGGGGTCGGAAAGATGGAAAGGAGAGGGTGGAAATGGGACCTCTGCTGCTTCTTCACTGTAAATAAATCCGCCTCGCTCACTCCGGCTTCTCTATTGTTCCATGTATTGTTTACAGAAAACGACCTCCGTTCATAATTGCTGTATGCATTTGGAATTCAATTCCTCATTCATCTTGAGCGCAGTGGCTCAGTCACAGAGGAAGACAGGCTGTGGTGATTGATTAGGTCCGAATTCCTGTGTTGTACACACCCTGTAATTACGGCTTCTTCTCTCCaggttttacaatgctgtgactcagAGTTGTTAGTTTATCTTTCATCTTGGCCAACACTATTGCTGCAGAGCCCTACCACACttgcacatgcacccacacacccaggtgcactctctctcacacacacacgtgctcatGCTAACGCACACACTAGTGACGCATAACtctgtttgtatatgtgtttctGCAGGAGAACAAGAAGGCAGGACATCAGGAATGGAGATCCACTCACACAGTGCTCAGATCTTCAGCATCATGGTACCTCGACAGAAGCaaagatgtttgtgtgtgtgtgtgtgggggggattagCCACTAAAATGACAACAGAACTAGCATGCAGAGATTAGTATATGATGCTGGCCCCATTTAATTATTTTAAACTTTGTTCATATtcattaggggtgtaagaaaatatcgatacactcgaatATCACgacattatcttttgtgatactgtatcgattctcaaaatcaCTATATCAATTTTTAACTGTTAACATGTAAAGGTTCGCGATGAACATTTTGTGTTGtatgtaaccccacgaccgctagataacagtgttgtaatccatcttcagccatctgactcttccactccaacccaacaacgtaaactgagacaggaagtagcataagcacaaagaacagagGCCTATGAAACCAATATATCGcctctcttacagtatcgtgatacgtatcgtgtcgccagattctcgccagtaCACAGCCCTAATATTCATACTGTACGTAAATCGTTAATGTCATGACAtgaggcagcacagtggttagcacggtcgcctcacagcaagaaggtcctgggttcgagccccggggtagtccaacctcggtggatcatcccgggccgtcctctgtgtggagtttgcatgttctctgggggctccggtttcctcccacactccaaagacatgtaagataGGTGAAtcagcagtactaaattgtcccttagtgtgtgtgggccctgtgatggcctggcggcctgtccagggtgtctccccgcctgccgcccagtgactgctggaataggctccagcatccccacgaccctgagagcaggataagcggttcagataatggatggatggatcatgacATTATAGTGAGTGAGCATTATATAATTTGCAAACGTCATATTTGAGCTAGTAGCATTCTGCACATTTCCCTTCTTCATTTTAAAAACAAAATCAATCTAATTTCTGCACAGCTTTGAACACAAAATGTTCCCGAAGCAGCTGTTGGCTTTTCCTGTAGCGATCAAGAGAGTAGCGAAAAAAACTGAACGTACGTTTGGTGTGGCATTCGTGTTTTTAATGTGTCTCTGGTGGTGTGAAGATTAGAGTCGGTCCATATGAAGCTTGTAATTAACATGGTCAGGATTCCTCCAAGCCTCCTTTCTGTCGCCAAGCCCTCCGCTACACTGCCCCGTTAGTGGGCTGAGTCCAAAAACAGGGCTCAGACTGTGGTCAAACAAAATCTCACACTATTTTCTCATgacatttctcttttttttcctagtCAGAAACAAAGAAGCCTGCTGTCTAAGCTGCACTATTTGAAGAGGGAGAGTTCATATATGGAGAAAGTTCTATATGTACAGTTTGTGTCCTGTAGCCACCCACATAGTAGGAGCCGCACATTGGTTTCTCATCTTAGAGAGGTGGTGGAGTGGGATGGCATGGGGTGCCCCGCTTCCTTTTCACAGCCAAAACCCACAAGAGTTCCAAAGTCCAAAAACCGCGAGCTTAAAggaagagggggaaagcatgacCGTGGAGGGGCATGACGAAATGACAACTTCACAGACTGCTTAAATGCTGAACTGTCAAATCTAAAACAGGCTTTGGAGGACAGACGGAAACAACACTGACCTTAGGGTGCAGGAACGTGCCTAGATTTGATTGAACCGCATCTCGCGTACTTCGCTGTATAAAACCCAGGTTTCGGTTACAGGCCATTTCCTCTGGAAAcagactggctgactggctgtgtgGTGGGAACTGCCTATTTTGCACATGATTGAGTGTGATAAGAAAAGAAACAGACAAATAATGTGAAACGCAGTCACTAAATAGCACAAAAAAAATACACAGATTCAGCCGCCAAACATTGGCACAACTGAGAGAGGGAAACGTTAACGACCAAGAAAAAGCTAAAAAAGAATAACACGAGTCTGGCTTTAGAGGACTGTTTCCTATTTATCTGTcggtaaaaaaaatttaaaaaaatttgcATTCAGTCATGCAGTCTCAATTATAGCTAAAGAAATCTTATCAGCATCTAACTACGGGGATCTTATTACAGAGGCGCTCATGTTGTGATTTATGTATGTCCTGTGTGATGGTCTAGATGAGCTGACTGGGCAGAGCACCCTGATGGATAAGACAGTGTATGGCGTGGAGAACAGCAGCACCTTCCTGGAATGCAGCCCCAAGTCCCAGAGAGCCCTCACCTACTGGCAATTTCAACGACCGACTGAAAACCAAAAACAAGAGGTATGCACTACACCATAAAACCCGCTTCTTATGAGCTATCCTGTTAAGATGCACATCTTAATGCAGAGTTAATAAATAATTCTGAGACTGTAAATCTCATTACAATATTAAATTATCTCAATTCAACTCAAGTAGATGGTGTATGAGTCAGTGGAGCAGTAAAGTGGCACAGCAGATTATGTTTTTAGGCCACATAAACCCAAAATTGCTGCACTGGAAATTTTGATCATACAGTataatctgtctctgtctcaatgtgtcaccgtcattattttctctatttctttctttctctctctcacactgatGTGTTTCGCTGTAGATCAAATCAGACGAGCGTTTCATACGTACAGACCAGGGCTTGCTGATTCGCAATCTAAACAAGACGGACTCGGGGATGTATCTGTGCCAGGCAGTGGAGCATGGTTTCATGCAGACCCTACTCAAGGTCTCCCTAGAGGTCATTGACACCGAGCGCCTGGAGGACCTGCTGCACCGCGACGAAGAGGCTCCGAGCCACTCCCCCGCCCAGGACATTTCTTTAGCTCGAGAATCACCTAATCAAAAGCTGTGGTACAGAGACTTCCTGTCTCTGGTCAATCATCCGACCCTGAACAGCGTGGACGAGTTCTGTGAGCAAGTTTGGAAGAGGGAGCGGAAACACAGGAGACAGAAAGCTCACCTGGTACAGCAGGTACAATTAcaccagcagcaacagcagcaacagAAGGCCTTTGTGCACCCTCACAGCCATGTGCATGCTCACGGGCTGGCGGCCAAGTGGAAACACCTGCAGGAGAGGCAGAAGGGACGCAACCGCAGGACCCATGAACTGGAGAGGGCCCCCCGCAGCGTCTGACCTATGAACCTTGACATCCAACACCCCAACTCTGAATCTGAATGCAGTCGTCCTCCTGTGGCCCTGCTATCCCACCCCCTACTTTCCTCTACATACTGAAATACAAGACTTCTTCCACAATGACTTTGAATCGAAAAAGCTAAACCTTGAAAAAAGGCAATACCCTGATGTGCTATGTGCGTGGGCAGCCATGTTTACAGTGAGCCAATACAGAGGACTGCAGGAGACAGGATGTCTTATCATGCTAAACTATAGGGGCATATTATCTCAGCTGGCCTCTGTGGCCCCAGCATCACAGAGGGACAGTATCAACTAGCACAAGGACTGGGTATCATCCTCATTCTATACACATGACTGACTCTGTAGTGAAATGGCTTTGTCAATGGCACTGCGCCATGGCATGCTAGCTAGGTGtctttctcaatgtacaattagATAGGTAGCGATACCTTGAGAATGGATAAAACAATGGTATTGTATCAAAAATATTTGTGGAATAAAAAGACTGACAGCGGAATTGCTagcacaaaagaaaaaagaaagggtaTACAGTTCATGTAAAGCACAAAGGTGGAACGTTTGGTAGATTGCGGGAGGAAAACCGGTCCACGTGAAAGAGGAAAAAGCCCAAGTACTGCAAGAAACTCCACTGAGAAAGACCGTCAACGTAACCTGTCAACAAATAATCCTAATTATGTAGCTAAAACGT
The window above is part of the Lampris incognitus isolate fLamInc1 chromosome 6, fLamInc1.hap2, whole genome shotgun sequence genome. Proteins encoded here:
- the sema3ab gene encoding semaphorin-3ab is translated as MASLWGSIALLFGAVLLRTDGSRAQQIKTNIPRLKLSYKDMLETNNLVTFEGLANSSAYHTFLLDEEKGRLVVGAKDHIFSFNLLNISKDYVQIPWPASSVRRDECKWAGKDLSRECSNFIKVLQPYNQTHLYVCGTGAFHPVCAFLEVGRRLEDNVFRLESYTENGRGKSPYDPKLLTASMLIDGELYSGTSADFMGRDFAIFRTLGKHHPIRTEQHDSRWLNDPKFVSVHLIPESDNPEDDKVYLFFRESAMDGEHAGKATHARVGQLCKNDLGGHRSLVNKWTTFLKARLVCSVPGLNGIDTHFDELQDVFLMSTKDPKNPIVYAIFTTSSNIFRGSAVCLYSMADIRRVFLGPYAHRDGPNYQWVPFQGRVPYPRPGTCPSKTFGGFDTTKELPDEVITFARGHPAMFNPVYPINNRPIIVKTDVDYQFTQIVVDKVEAEDGQYDVMFIGTDMGTVLKVVSIPRGSWHDLEEVLLEEMTVFREPTAITAMELSTKQQQLYLGSAIGVSQMPLHRCEVYGKACAECCLARDPYCAWDGTECSRYFPMAKRRTRRQDIRNGDPLTQCSDLQHHDELTGQSTLMDKTVYGVENSSTFLECSPKSQRALTYWQFQRPTENQKQEIKSDERFIRTDQGLLIRNLNKTDSGMYLCQAVEHGFMQTLLKVSLEVIDTERLEDLLHRDEEAPSHSPAQDISLARESPNQKLWYRDFLSLVNHPTLNSVDEFCEQVWKRERKHRRQKAHLVQQVQLHQQQQQQQKAFVHPHSHVHAHGLAAKWKHLQERQKGRNRRTHELERAPRSV